A window of the Arcobacter sp. F155 genome harbors these coding sequences:
- the lolA gene encoding LolA-like outer membrane lipoprotein chaperone — translation MVYKLLLFVIITFSNLLAVDELKEIKTFQADFAQTVTNESSKAISYEGKVFIKNNDRVLWKYLSPIEKNVFLLNDIVVIDEPELEQVIYTRLKEQLNILSILQDSKKLSENKYESFFYNRKYEILIDENKIKQVSYKDELDNYIVIKFTNVVQNQEIPQDFFRFIPPSHYDIIKK, via the coding sequence ATGGTTTATAAACTTTTACTATTTGTGATAATTACATTTTCAAATTTATTAGCGGTAGATGAATTAAAAGAAATTAAAACTTTTCAAGCAGATTTTGCTCAAACAGTTACCAATGAATCAAGTAAGGCTATCTCTTATGAGGGAAAAGTATTTATAAAAAATAATGATAGAGTATTATGGAAATATCTCTCTCCAATTGAGAAGAATGTATTTTTATTAAATGATATTGTTGTTATTGATGAACCGGAGTTAGAGCAGGTTATTTATACACGTTTAAAAGAGCAGTTAAATATCCTAAGTATTCTGCAAGATTCAAAGAAGTTATCAGAAAACAAATATGAATCTTTCTTTTATAATAGAAAATATGAAATTTTAATAGATGAAAATAAAATTAAACAAGTTTCATATAAAGATGAATTAGATAATTACATTGTTATTAAATTTACAAATGTAGTTCAAAATCAAGAGATTCCACAAGACTTTTTTAGATTTATTCCTCCAAGTCACTATGACATTATAAAAAAATAA